In Sesamum indicum cultivar Zhongzhi No. 13 linkage group LG8, S_indicum_v1.0, whole genome shotgun sequence, the sequence ATGATAGATTGAAAAATTCTTGGGATAGAAATGTTCTAAGGACTGTGTTTTGTACCTGTATGCTATCGGACACATGTTTCTGGAAACACATGTACATACAAACAAATATCTTGGGAACTTCTGTTATAAAAAATCAGACAAAGAAACCTCTGAGGTCGACTAACCGATGCCATCTTGTAGGATGCTAAACATGGTACGACTACAGGGGTCTCAGCCCATGATAGAGCAACCACGATAAAGGCTCTTGCATCCAAAGATTCAAAGCCTGAGGATTTCAATCGCCCAGGACATATATTTCCATTAAAGTATAGGGAGGGAGGTGTTCTGAAAAGAGCTGGGCACACAGAAGCTGCTGTGGATCTTTCTGTGCTAGCTGGATTAGAACCTGTTGGAGTTTTATGTGAagttgttgatgatgatggttcTATGGCTCGATTACCTAAGCTTCGGGAATTTGCACAGcaagaaaagttgaaaattgtaTCAATTGCTGATCTAATAAGGTAGTTTAACAGTTtactttgtaaattttattttgcctATATTTCTGAAATGATTGTAGTgtatattcattaaatttatattctcAGAGGGCAGTGGGGGTTGGGATGGGAGAGGGGGATTCAATGATgagtgttttttctttctaatccACCACTGCATGTAGTTCATGACATCTCTTAGGAATAATCTCCcaagaaaaattagattaCACGCATCTGAATCTCCCTTAAACTTGCATTGGCTAGGAGACTCGTTTTGGTATGCCTTCTTGGTGTATTTTCTCCACTATTTTTGGCTATTGAGCCCTTATGGTAACTAGATTGTAGTTGTTGGAAGACATACTTGATTTAGATTTTCCCTAGCTAGTGGACTTTGGTGGAGCATTGATTCTACTCAAGCATTTGTCGGATTGTGCTCTGCACTTCAATTCATCTCCCTCTATTTACACGGTGGATTTAGTTACTACTATTCTGCAGTGTAGGATTTGATTCAGATATAATTGTTGAACATTGGCTTTTCTAACACTATGCTCCACTTAGGTGAGCATTGTGGTTGCAAGTCACTGTATCTATTGTTTATCAgtcctttctttttcatcattgGCATTATGTGCATGTCCAGTAAAGTGTGGAAAAGGATGTAATTGACCACCCATATATAGAGTTGGGGATAAGATTTGGTTGATTTTTGTTGagttaaaattacattaaattccCCCTTTTCATGCATGTTTCTTTCATCCCTTATTATGATTACAGTGCATCTGGGTTTCCCAAAAGATTGTGTTATTTTCTGCTTGAAGGCCTGACACATGGAATTATGTGCAGATATAGGAGAAAGAGAGACAGATTAGTGGAACATGCATCTGCTGCTCGTATACCAACCATGTGGGGCCCGTTTACAGCCCATTGTTATCGGTCAATTTTGGATGGTATTGAACATATTGCAATGGTTAAGGTAAGTGATGTAAGAGATTCTGACATAGTGCATATTTCAGGAGTCTTTTGTCTACATTTGCTCTATGATTTGAGGTGGTTTGCCCAGTCCATTATTCATTGCAATCTCATGTTCATGAATTTTAGTAATGGCACACCTATGTAGTCTTAGTTTAATCCACTTCCATTTTTCAATACATGCACGCACTAAGTCTCGCTTATTTTACTTCCTTGGTTGCTTGATGACCCTTTTCCTGGCACATGCCGTGTTCAGCTTGTTGGAGTCATAAAGTTAACATTTCCGTAGATTGATTTTGTTTGCAGTTCACAGGAGGTGTTTCACATAGGCATTTTGTCCATTAGTAGCCTTTCAAACTATTTTGCTGAGCAATTACACTGCACTGTGTAGAACATGAAAGTGTTGAAGTTTCTTCTTTGTGCTTGGAGCCTTGTTAATTTCAGTATCTGAACTTTAGATATATGGTTTAAACAGGGTGATATTGGTGATGGCTTAGATATCCTCGTCAGAGTGCACTCAGAGTGTCTCACTGGAGACATATTTGGGTCTGCCAGATGCGACTGTGGAAACCAGCTGGCACTTGCAATGCAACAGATCGAGGCTGCTGGTAGGGGTGTCTTAGTTTATCTCCGTGGTCATGAGGGAAGAGGAATTGGTTTAGGCCACAAACTTCGTGCTTACAACCTGCAAGACGATGGGCGCGACACTGTCGAGGCAAACGAGGAGTTGGGTTTGCCCGTTGATTCAAGAGAGTATGGAATTGGTGCACAGGTACTCCCTAGTCGAACATCTTTCCCTTCAACTAAATTGCTACAAGATTGTTCATCTCATGTTACAAGAAGTTTCAGATTtcttaaaattgcataatctTTGTGTAGATACTAAGAGATCTTGGGGTTAGAACGATGAAACTGATGACCAACAATCCTGCAAAGTACATTGGGCTCAAGGGTTACGGTTTGGCTGTTGCTGGCAGGGTTCCCCTGGTGACTCCCATCACAAAGGATAACAAGAGATATCTGGAGACTAAACGTGCTAAAATGGGCCACGTGTATGGCTTAGACGCCAATGGCCGTCCAGCCCTCATCACCAACAAGAACGGTCGACCAAGTGGAGAGAGTCCAGTTACATCCGAGTCGTAAGTATTCCCACTTCTAACGAAGATATCTCAACGGAGTCGAAGAGAATATTTCTAGGTCGGCTACTTCCCGTTTTACATATAGTTTGAATTAATTCGTTGACGTGATTCTTGCAACCACTGATACGTTCATTCTAATTCTTTTCGCTTGGTTGTATACGAGCAGCAAGTGTATTGAACAAGTTGTGATGGAAACTAGTGAAGCCTCCTGGAAACTA encodes:
- the LOC105169255 gene encoding bifunctional riboflavin biosynthesis protein RIBA 1, chloroplastic-like, which translates into the protein MASLNFSCSSTSLARSRLLNGLHYGNLQYANGVESFKQPSPRVGLSIKASGKIKSALFFGEEGTPHSAGSNVSSNALVSDLSSGVEVQSDSVVLGALSADMAPTTSGFPIENDEFDLDLPSEGFSSIPEAIEDIRQGKMVVVVDDEDRENEGDLIMAASKVTPEAMAFFVKHGTGIVCVSMEEEDLERLELPLMVNHRENEEKLRTAFTISVDAKHGTTTGVSAHDRATTIKALASKDSKPEDFNRPGHIFPLKYREGGVLKRAGHTEAAVDLSVLAGLEPVGVLCEVVDDDGSMARLPKLREFAQQEKLKIVSIADLIRYRRKRDRLVEHASAARIPTMWGPFTAHCYRSILDGIEHIAMVKGDIGDGLDILVRVHSECLTGDIFGSARCDCGNQLALAMQQIEAAGRGVLVYLRGHEGRGIGLGHKLRAYNLQDDGRDTVEANEELGLPVDSREYGIGAQILRDLGVRTMKLMTNNPAKYIGLKGYGLAVAGRVPLVTPITKDNKRYLETKRAKMGHVYGLDANGRPALITNKNGRPSGESPVTSES